The following proteins are encoded in a genomic region of Nicotiana sylvestris chromosome 4, ASM39365v2, whole genome shotgun sequence:
- the LOC104229332 gene encoding kirola-like, whose product MGLKGKLVASIEVKCRGHLFHDLYQTKPRHICNISPDKIHHFNIHKGESLKAGSVIGWKFNHDGKVKVTKQLIEAIDDENKSFTWKVIGGDTLELYNSFTITASFENDWATWTFVYEKKTEDTPEPLTLLGFVLDVTKDIEAHLLK is encoded by the exons ATGGGTTTGAAAGGCAAGTTGGTTGCTTCAATAGAGGTGAAATGTAGAGGACACTTATTTCATGACCTTTATCAAACCAAACCTCGTCATATATGCAACATAAGCCCTGATAAGATCCACCATTTTAATATTCATAAAGGAGAAAGTCTAAAGGCTGGTTCAGTAATTGGCTGGAAATTTAACCACG ATGGAAAAGTCAAGGTTACTAAGCAACTGATTGAAGCCATTGATGATGAGAACAAATCATTCACTTGGAAAGTGATAGGAGGAGATACCTTGGAATTGTATAATTCCTTCACTATAACTGCATCCTTTGAAAATGATTGGGCTACATGGACATTTGTGTACGAAAAGAAAACCGAAGACACACCAGAACCTCTCACTCTCTTGGGTTTTGTCCTCGATGTGACCAAGGATATAGAGGCTCATCTTCTCAAGTAG